From Pseudomonas fluorescens:
GGCAGTCATGTTGTTGAGCTGGGGGCTGCTGGCAATGAGCCTGATCGATGTGGATCACCAACTGCTACCCGATATCCTGGTCCTGCCGCTGCTGTGGCTGGGGCTGATCATCAACAGCGCCGACCTGCTGACCGCACTGCCGGACGCACTGTGGGGCGCGGTGATCGGCTACCTAAGTCTGTGGACAGTGTTCTGGCTGTTCAAACTGGTGACCGGCAAGGACGGCATGGGCCATGGTGACTTCAAGTTATTGGCGCTGCTTGGCGCCTGGGGCGGCTGGCAGATTCTGCCGATGACGCTACTGATGTCTTCGCTGGTGGGCGTGATCGTAGGGCTGATTCTGATGCGCTTGCGCAAGGCTGAGATCTCGGCACCGATGCCGTTTGGTCCCTATCTGGCAATTGCCGGCTGGATTGCCGTGCTCTGGGGTGGTCAAATAACCGACTTCTATTTGCAGTCTGTCGGTTTCAGATGACCACTTCTGTTGCAACACCTTGGATCCTTGGCCTCACTGGCGGTATCGGCAGCGGCAAAAGCGCTGCGGCCCAGCACTTTGTCGACCTGGGCGTCGACCTGGTGGATGCCGACCACGCCGCCCGTTGGGTGGTCGAGCCTGGCCGTCCGGCGCTCGCCCGCATCGCCGAACACTTTGGTGCCGGCGTGCTGCAGCGCGACGGCCAACTGGACCGCGCCGCGCTGCGCAAGCTGATCTTTGAAGTCCCCGAAGAACGCCGCTGGCTGGAAGCCTTGCTGCACCCATTGATTGGCGAGGAGATTCGCAATCACCTGGCCCGCGCCCGATCGCCGTATGCGATCCTGGTGTCACCGCTGCTGATCGAATCCGGCCAGTACCACATGACCCAGCGCATCCTGGTGATCGATGTACCGCAATCCCTGCAGATTCAGCGTACCCTGCTGCGCGACGGCATCAGCGAACAACAGGTGCAGGCGATTCTCAAGGCCCAGTCCAGCCGCGAAGACCGCCTGAACCATGCCGATGACGTACTGGTCAATGACCGAGACCTCGCCTGGCTGCACAGCGAGGTCGAGCGACTGCACCACTTTTACCTTACTTTGCGTGGAGGCCGATCATGAGCCAACCCTTGACCGTCGAATGCCCAACCTGCGGCGCACCCGTGGAATGGAAAGCGACCAACCTCAACCGGCCGTTCTGCTCGGACCGTTGCAAGCTCATCGACCTGGGCGCCTGGGCCGCTGAGGAACACAAGATCCCCGTGGCGCCGGACGCCGAAGACGAGCTGTTTTCCGAAGACCTGCCGCCGCGCCATTAAGGCCGCATAAAGGCATATTCCTGCTGGTCGTCGAGGTTCTCTGCAAGGTATTGCAACTCGTCGGCCAGGTCTTCGAAACTGCGCACACCTTTGCTCTGCTGCACCACGGCGCTGAGCATCGCGCGCAGGGTCAAGCCTGGGTCAAAACCGATTTCCTGCGCCGCGTCCTGGCTTCTGCGCAACTCCTGCCGTGCCCACTCATACACACTCATGATTTGTACTCCCGCCTTGCTCAGGAAAAGTTTCGCAAAGCATGGGCCTGCCCCGCTGCGAGCGATTTGACCTGGGTCAAGTCTGCGAATCGTCGTCCTTCCAGGGTGCCGAGAGGTAGCGGGTGCGATTGAATGTCTCCAGCCATTCCGGGCAAAACACCACCAGCGCGCTGATCACCATGCCGTTGATAAAGGCTTCTGGAAAGATGATCAGCCACAGGTAACCGACAAAATCCTCCAGCCATTCCGGCATTGCAAAACGCCCGTCGAACCACAACAACCCCAGCCCCACCAGCAGGCAGAGCAAGGCTGACAGCGCAGCGGCAAAAAAACCGGAACAGAAGATATACACGAAGGGATTGCGTGGCTGCGCTCGTTCCACCAGCAACGCGCAGGCTTCGGTGACCAGCACGGGCAGCACGACCAGCAGCAGGCCGTTGATGCCTACCGCCGCCAGGTCCTGGCGCCCCAACAGCATCAAGCCCAACTGGGCGGCAAACCCGCCGACAATTGCCAACGGCCAATCGAGCAACAGAGTAACGGCGGTCATGCCGATAAAGTGGTAGGAGACGCCGGTGTCGAAATCCCGCCGCACCAGCCATAACATGAACAGCGCGAACACCGTGCCAAACAGCAAATGCTGGCGCCGCCGATCGGCGAACAGCTCGACCCACGGCGAGCGCAGGATCGCCCATAGCAGCACAGGCGCATACAGCAACCAGCCAATGCCGAGGGTAGCCGGCGCCAGCACTGCCGCACTGATCACGGCTTGACCTGTTCCAGGGCTTGG
This genomic window contains:
- the coaE gene encoding dephospho-CoA kinase (Dephospho-CoA kinase (CoaE) performs the final step in coenzyme A biosynthesis.) — protein: MTTSVATPWILGLTGGIGSGKSAAAQHFVDLGVDLVDADHAARWVVEPGRPALARIAEHFGAGVLQRDGQLDRAALRKLIFEVPEERRWLEALLHPLIGEEIRNHLARARSPYAILVSPLLIESGQYHMTQRILVIDVPQSLQIQRTLLRDGISEQQVQAILKAQSSREDRLNHADDVLVNDRDLAWLHSEVERLHHFYLTLRGGRS
- a CDS encoding energy-coupling factor ABC transporter permease, translating into MISAAVLAPATLGIGWLLYAPVLLWAILRSPWVELFADRRRQHLLFGTVFALFMLWLVRRDFDTGVSYHFIGMTAVTLLLDWPLAIVGGFAAQLGLMLLGRQDLAAVGINGLLLVVLPVLVTEACALLVERAQPRNPFVYIFCSGFFAAALSALLCLLVGLGLLWFDGRFAMPEWLEDFVGYLWLIIFPEAFINGMVISALVVFCPEWLETFNRTRYLSAPWKDDDSQT
- a CDS encoding prepilin peptidase; protein product: MNLLLTEQPWAFVAVALVLGLIIGSFLNVLVWRLPKMLEREWRAQALEVLGMPADPAGPTYNLMHPNSCCPHCNHPIRPWENIPLLSYLMLRGRCAHCQQPISARYPITELACGLISAMVAWHFGFGWQAGAVMLLSWGLLAMSLIDVDHQLLPDILVLPLLWLGLIINSADLLTALPDALWGAVIGYLSLWTVFWLFKLVTGKDGMGHGDFKLLALLGAWGGWQILPMTLLMSSLVGVIVGLILMRLRKAEISAPMPFGPYLAIAGWIAVLWGGQITDFYLQSVGFR
- the yacG gene encoding DNA gyrase inhibitor YacG, whose product is MSQPLTVECPTCGAPVEWKATNLNRPFCSDRCKLIDLGAWAAEEHKIPVAPDAEDELFSEDLPPRH